A single window of Solanum dulcamara chromosome 5, daSolDulc1.2, whole genome shotgun sequence DNA harbors:
- the LOC129889779 gene encoding (S)-ureidoglycine aminohydrolase gives MQSFSPFSYLSLFFLFTTLSFVKTVLTQDGFCSAPSILDADANSQPLYWKVSKPTLSASHLQDLPGFTRSVYKKDHALITPESHVFSPLPDWTNTLGAYLITPAIGSHFVMYLAKMQENSKSGLPPSDVERFIFVVQGNAVLTNISGNVHKLTVDSYAYLPPNLDHTVETDAAATLIVFERRYSGLANHVTEQIVGSTDKQPLLETPGEIFELRKLLPTSLAYDFNIHIMDFQPGEFLNVKEVHYNQHGLLLLEGQGIYRLGDSWYPIQAGDAIWMPPFVPQWYAALGKTRSRYLLYKDVNRNPLW, from the exons ATGCAATCTTTTTCCCCATTTTCCTatctttctctcttctttctctttacGACTTTGA GTTTTGTGAAAACTGTCTTGACCCAAGATGGGTTTTGCTCTGCACCATCAATTCTTGATGCTGATGCCAATTCTCAGCCACTTTACTGGAAAGTTTCTAAGCCCACACTATCCGCTTCTCATCTTCAAG ACTTGCCGGGTTTTACTCGTAGTGTGTATAAGAAGGACCATGCTTTAATTACTCCTGAAAGCCATGTATTTAGCCCTCTGCCTGATTG GACAAATACTTTAGGTGCCTATCTAATCACACCAGCAATCGGCTCGCATTTTGTCATGTACTTAGCAAAGATGCAAG AAAATTCCAAATCAGGGCTCCCTCCTAGTGATGTTGAAAG GTTCATATTTGTGGTCCAGGGAAATGCGGTTCTCACCAACATATCCGGGAATGTCCACAAACTGACA GTTGATTCATATGCTTATCTGCCTCCCAATTTGGATCACACAGTAGAAACTGATGCAGCTGCTACTCTTATTGTATTTGAAAGGAG GTATTCTGGTTTGGCAAATCATGTTACTGAGCAAATTGTTGGTTCAACAGACAAGCAGCCCCTTCTTGAAACTCCTGGCGAG ATTTTTGAGCTAAGGAAGCTTCTTCCAACATCTTTAGCGTATGATTTCAATATACAC ATCATGGATTTTCAACCAGGAGAATTCCTCAATGTCAAG GAAGTTCATTATAACCAGCATGGTTTGCTGCTGTTGGAGGGGCAAGGCATTTATCGACTAGGTGATAGCTG GTACCCAATTCAAGCTGGTGATGCTATTTGGATGCCACCATTTGTGCCTCAGTG GTATGCTGCGCTGGGCAAGACGCGTTCACGCTACTTGTTATATAAGGATGTAAATAGGAATCCACTGTGGTGA
- the LOC129889778 gene encoding deoxyhypusine hydroxylase-B: MEVTVGEIGNVVGVEGQDDHPKNSFKVSPEMEKFLCDRLLDKNQPISERFRALFSLRNLRGSGPRNALINATRDPSNLLAHEAAFALGQMQDADAIPALEGVLFDFSLHPIVRHEAAEALGAIGIESNISLLERSLSSDPAQEVRETCELALSRIKELKNVGTGDVSSTMAPSPFLSVDPAAPASYSSVEDLREVLLSEEKGMYERYAALFALRNNGGEEAISAIIESLGSKSALLRHEVAYVLGQLQNKRASDALSMTLKDVNEHPMVRHEAAEALGSIADAECLALLVDFSKDPEPIVSQSCEVALSMLEFEKSGKSFEFLFMQMPHVEQVS; this comes from the coding sequence ATGGAGGTCACAGTTGGTGAGATTGGAAATGTAGTTGGAGTGGAGGGCCAAGATGATCATccaaaaaattcttttaaagtCTCTCCGGAGATGGAGAAGTTTCTATGTGACAGATTGCTGGACAAAAACCAGCCGATTTCAGAGCGTTTCAGAGCTCTGTTCTCTCTAAGGAACCTTCGGGGATCAGGTCCACGAAATGCCCTTATCAATGCAACAAGGGACCCCTCAAATCTCTTGGCACATGAGGCTGCATTTGCATTGGGTCAAATGCAAGATGCTGATGCCATTCCTGCTCTAGAAGGAGTTCTATTTGATTTCTCCTTGCATCCAATTGTTCGGCATGAGGCTGCAGAAGCACTTGGTGCAATTGGCATAGAAAGTAATATTTCACTTCTAGAAAGAAGTTTGTCTTCAGATCCAGCCCAAGAGGTCCGAGAGACATGTGAACTGGCTCTTAGTCGAATCAAAGAGCTGAAAAATGTAGGAACTGGTGATGTCTCCTCAACAATGGCGCCGTCACCCTTCCTGTCAGTGGACCCTGCTGCTCCTGCTTCTTATTCCTCTGTTGAGGACTTGAGGGAAGTTCTTTTGAGTGAAGAAAAGGGCATGTATGAACGCTATGCTGCTCTTTTTGCTCTAAGAAACAATGGAGGAGAGGAAGCTATTTCTGCAATTATTGAATCTCTAGGTTCAAAGAGTGCTCTACTAAGGCATGAGGTTGCTTATGTATTGGGTCAATTGCAGAACAAAAGGGCTTCAGATGCTCTGTCTATGACTCTTAAAGATGTCAATGAGCATCCAATGGTTAGACATGAAGCAGCTGAAGCTCTTGGTTCTATAGCAGATGCTGAATGTCTTGCTCTTCTTGTGGATTTTTCCAAGGATCCCGAGCCTATTGTCTCACAAAGTTGTGAAGTTGCTCTTAGCATGCTTGAGTTTGAGAAATCAGGGAAATCCTTTGAGTTTCTCTTCATGCAGATGCCTCATGTCGAGCAGGTCTCATAG